TAAACTTTTTTTCCATTGTATTCCCCAGTAACTTTATCAGCTACTTTTGGAGCTTTTTCATTAGTTTCTTTTATTGTTTTAGAAGCACTTGTTTTAGCCGACTTCGCTTCTTTTGTTGCTGCTTTTCCAGCTGCATCTGCTTTTGTTGCAGTTTTTGTTACATCAGATTTTGCACTTTCAGTTTTTGCAGTTGCTTTTTTTGCGGCTTTGTCAGCATCGCTTTTTGCTTTCGCAGAAGCGTCAGTAGCAGCATCAGTTGTTGCCTTTTTTGCTTTAGCTGTTTCTTTTTTCGCTTTTGCTGTAGCATCAGTAGCAGCATCACTTGTTGCTTTTTTTGCTTTAGCGGTTTCTTTTTTTGATGCTGCAGTGGCATCGTCGGCTGCTTTTTTAGATTTAGCAGTTTCTTTTTTTGCATCTGCCTTTGCTTTAGCAGCATCAGATTTTGCTTTTTTCGCCGAAGCTTCCGTTTTGCTTTTAGTTGTTTTTGCTGTTTCCTGTGCATAAAAATTAGAAGAGAAAACAACTAGAAAACAAAGTAATAATAATTTTTTCATAGGATTACGAGTTTAAATTTCAATTAAAATTAATCAATTTATTGTAATGTTTTTCGTTAACGATTAAAAATATGCACGTAATTGAATGTTTCCAGTATGAACAGTTGAACCAGTTTCACTTTTTCGACCCTGATAGTTTAAGTTAATATCTAAGAATTGCGTTATATTTTTCTGTAATAGTAGCTTCCATACTAAATTTTGTCCAGCCTGAAGTCCTTCAAGCATCTGAAATCCTACTGACGAAAATTCATTACCATTAAATTTATTCTGATAAAAAGAAAATTCCCCATTTAGGGTTATCTTTTTTTCGCCGGCAAACGAAAAAGAAGTTCCGAGTCTGTTTTGAACAAGTGTTTCAAAATTCCCTATTTTGTTTTCTTTATTCTGAAATTCGTAAAAGAAATCGAGACTTGTATTTTTTGAAAATAAATAACTGATTTTGGGAGCCAGTTGGTAGCCTTTTAAGTCATAATTTTTTTCGACAAAATCTTCAGAAACTAAATTCGTTTTAATCGTTTTGGTAAAGAAATTAAACAGCCAGCTTTTTTGATACAAATGAGTGTATTGTAATTGGTGTGAACTGTTTTTGACATTTTGAGAACCTACCGAAAGTAAGTTTTTACCTTTATTAATAAGATAAGTATAAGTTACCGAGTTTTTTTGTTTCCCTCGATTGTAATACAAACTGTTTCTCAAACTTGAATTTAACCCTAAAATATTTTCTTCAGATGAATTAAACGGATTCAATTCTAAACGTTCACCCTGACTTTTTACTTTTCGATCCATAATAAATGATGTCTGATTGTAAAAATAAGAAAGCAGCTTTTTGTAACCAGTTTCATTTTGCCATTGTAATGGATTCAAAGCAACAGATTGTGAAAATTTGTTTTGATTTGTTTTGATATAAATCCGGTTTGGTAAAAAGATCCTGATAAATCTAGCCTGATCCGGGAAAGCTGCGATTTCAAATTCTTCCAATTGCTGAATTCCGTCACCATTGTAATCATTCCAGGTATAAACGCCTTGTCCGGTTGGGACTTCAATATAGGTAAATTCTTGTTGTGCAATAGTTCCTGAACTGGTTTCGTAAGTCGTACCAATTTGCATCAATTGATTAAAAAAACGATCGTTGTAAAGTATTCTGGAATTTAAAGAAGGTTCATTTTTTCGGGACGAATTTATAAAATCTAAAGTACGATAACTGGCATAAACCGCTAAATCTGTTTTTTTATTCTGAATCAATTTCGATTTTAAAAAATAGGTTTGCGAATTGTTGACATGTTGTAATAAACCATTTTGTAAACTATCATTTCGACGTTGCAAATAACCTATTTCAACAAAAACCTTAGTACTATCGCCACGACCAACAAAAGCACCATATTCTGAAAACCTTTGACTGAGAGCAGAGAATTGATTCGTTATCTTATCCTTTTGTTGATTATCTTCGATTTGCATAGTGGCGCCAACCCAGTTTTTGCCAAAATGATATTTAGTTCTGGTTTGATTTCTGATAAATTTTGAAGTCGAAGTTGTAGCATCCGAATTTAGAAAACTTCCCTGATTTTCAATCGTCCATTGTTTCAGTTTAAAAAGTGCCGTTGTTGTATGTCTGGCTCCTGAATAACTTTCAGAATAATCTAATTTCTCAAATTGATAAGTAAACAAACCAATGTTTGAAGTTTTCTTTGAAGCAAATAAATCAAAATTTAAACCTGTAACCAATAAACTTTGATTCCCCAAAAGAGTAGTATTTAAATTCCAATCACGACTAAACTCAATATTGTACAAACGTTCGACTGATCTAAAATCTTCCTGCACAAATTGGTAATTCGCAAAAGCGTCTAATGTCCAATTTCTGGTAAACAAACGTTTTTTGATATTCGTTTTAAGAGCAACTCCGCTATTGTTTCCGTCATCAATTTTCGAAAATAAATTTTTATCATTGTTGCTTATTGCAACTTCAAAATCAACCAGCGTTTTTTCGTCAGGATTATATTTCCCTAAAAAAGTAGCGACTTGCAATTTTATTGGAGCAACCAATTGAACAATGGGCTCATAATTTCCTTGTAAAACTCCGTTAACAGGCGCAACATATTGATAGATACGTTCGACCGAATTGTTATTTTTAATGATATAATTTCCGGTATTATTACCAACAAGACTAAACTTTACATTGTATAAAACATTGCTGGGATCATTTGAATATTCGTAAGCTTCAACTGAATTTACTATGATTTTTTTGTATAAAATTTTATTGTCGGCATAAGTATCTTTATACGCAGACGGTGCTTTCATTAAATTTGGATCGTCACCAGCCTGACTTAAAATTTGAACCTGTTCTGTAGAAAGATTTTGTTGTAAAGGCTGATTTTTCATATCATTTTCAGCATATAAATATCCGCCAAAACTCCATTTTTTGTTTTCATGTGTAGCTCCGGCATACGTCACAATTCGATTATAATTTCGATCCGAATATTGATATTCGATATTGATTCGCATTTCAGATGTAATGGTAAAAAGCGAAGTAAAAGTAATTTCTCCTGCATTGTAATCTATGACATAATCGTTGTTTTCGCCACGTTTTAGCAAAACACCATTTACATAAACACGCTCAGAACCAGAAATGACGAGAACATACAATTCGCCATTTTGCCCTTTTAATTTATAAGGTCCCTGATTACCTTCCTGACCGGTAAAAGTACTTTTGGCATATTGCCCTTTTGCAAATGCGACTGATGCAAAAATGTTGGTTTTGCTTTTATCAGTATCAAAATCAAAACTTGCCGAAATTCCCTGAACCTTTTTATTGAAACTTAAAAACTGAGTTTTTCTGTTCTCTAAGAAAACATCACCCGCGCGAATGTTCCAGTCATCACTAAAAAGTTCCATGAATATATTATCAAACTGATCCAGTTTTTGCGAATAACCGCCATCTTGTAGCGGAATATTCTTGTCTTGAAGTGAAGCTCTTAAACTAACTTTGTCCGAGATTTTTCCAGTAATTTGCAAATCCAGATTAGAGTTCAAAACCGTATTTTGATTGTTTCCAACTGTCACGCCCCGGGTGATACTTCCGGAAGTATTCAAACCATCAAACGGAGTTACTTTTTTAGCATTGTTATTGTCAATTTTGTATAATTTTTCAGAACCGATATCATTTGTAACAATTTGATTTGATTTGTAAAGGCTGTATTCTTTAGTAATAAAATCAGGATATTTTAAGTAATTGACAATTAAAGTATCTGAAGCCGAATTGAATTTCTCGTTTAAAAGTAAAGTTCCTTTTTGGAAATCTACTTTGTAAAAAGTCGAATCAAGTACTTCATTTTTAGTATTTAGAATCTGAAAAAAACTGGAGTTGATACTAAATTCTTCCAGATGAATGGTGTCGCGGGTTGCAATTACTTTTTTTGTTTTATACGATGATTCCGTTTCCTGAGCCTGAAGATCAGAAAACCAGATAAGCAACGTTAAAACCAGTAATTTTTTAAGCATAAACACTTTAACTCTAAAAAGTCAAAAGTAGTATTTATAATTGGGAAATACTGTGAGGGATATTTTAGTTTTATCATTGAATTAGAATGCTCAATTAGTGACTCTTCCTATGATGATAAGGGTTAATAATAAAATTATTATTGCAAAAACAGAATGAGGATTAGCAAAATTAGTGGTGAATCCAAATTCTTTAATTTTTTTCGGAGGAAACAATCTTTTGTCTTGTGGGTTATAATAAAAAATTCCCCAAACCCAATTGTTTGGATCATTTAGCCATTTGTTTTTTGTTTCTTCAGAAGGTTCGTTGTTGTGCTCCATTTTTTAAAGATTTAAAATTTGTTGCCTAAATATTGCTAAATTATACATCCAAATTATATTCTCCTTTATTATAATCGTCTATTATTTTCTTACCATCCTCTAAGTCTTTTTCTTGCACTTTTAGAATTGCAGAAGCATTACCTCCGGCAGAAACAGACCATGGCTGAATGCTAGACATGTATTCATTGGCAGTAAAAACTGGGATATCATTATTTTCTAATAAATTTTTAATATTCATTGCGTCGATATAGGATCCACTAAAAATTTCTATCATGAGTATTTATTTTTGATTAATTGTTTTATTATGGTCAAATATTCATACAAATGATAGTTTTCAGGATTTTATGATTTGTAGATATTATATGGTTGGACAAATCTATGGGTTATTTATATGTTAATATAAGTTATTTCGTTCTTTTTTTGTTTTGCAAAAGGATTGAATGCGAATAAAATCATAGGAAATAAGTTAAAACAATTATTAAATAATTAAATAAGGGTAAGAATTAAAAACAAAAAAGGCTATACATAACTGTAAAGCCTTTTAGGAATATATCGAATTAATATAATTAACTTTTTGTAACCGGAAATAAGTATTAATTAATCTCTTTAGTTACGATTTGCATGGTTTCGCGGCTAACTTGTTTCAATAAAACTTCTTTGTTTTCTTCAACCGTTTGTGCAGCTTGTTCTGTAAAGTGACGAATAGTGTATAAAGTCACATTTTCGCTATAATCTACTTTGAATTTTTTCGAAAGTATTGCATTCAATTCATTGAAATTCTCAAATTTATCTTCCACACAAACAGAAAAGCTAATAGCAGAATTCTGAATCAGGTTTACTTTTATTTTGAATTCGTGAAACAAAGCAAAAATCTCGCTGATGTTTTCTTCCATTATAAAAGAGAAATCAATTGACGAAAGCGAAATCAATAATTGGTTTCTTTTTACAATAAAACAAGGGTATTGTGGCTCTAAATCAACACCTTTAGAAACACAAGTTCCTTTTAACAATGGGTTGATAAAAGATTTTACATATAACGGAATCTCTTTTTTCTGTAATGGTTGTAATGTTTTTGGGTGGATAACCGTTGCGCCGTAAAATGCTAATTCGATTGCTTCACGATACGAAATTTGGTTTAACAAACTAGCATTTTCAAAATAACGTGGATCGGCATTCATAACTCCCGGAACATCTTTCCAGATCGTAACACTTTCGGCATTTAAGCAATAAGCAAAAATTCCCGCGGTATAGTCAGAACCTTCACGACCCAAAGTTGTTGTAAAGTTATTTTCGTCAGCACCTAAAAATCCCTGAGTGATATTTAATATTTTTCTAGGAACATTTTTACTAATCAATTGTTGCGTGATTTCCCAGTCAACTTCAGCATCTCTGTAGTTTGCATTTGTTTTGATGAAATTACGAACGTCCAGCCATTGCGTCTGGATTCCCATAAAATTCATAAAATGACTTAGAATTGTAGTCGAAATTAATTCTCCAAAACTCACAATCTGATCGTAAACAAAATTGTAATTAGGAGATTTATTATGCGCCAAAAAGTATTCTAATTCTGAAAATTGTGCAGTTACAGCAGCAAAAACTGCATGTTTTTCATCTTCAAATAAATCTAATAAGATTTGATTGTGGTATTTTTTTATTTCTTGTACAGATGAATTCAACTCTGCCGATTTATCAAAATAATTCTTGATAACAACCTCAAGAGCATTTGTAGTTTTTCCCATAGCCGAAACTACTAAAATCACATCTTCGTAACCTACTTTTTGTAAAACGTCGTAAACGTTTTTTATTCCTTCAGCATCTTTAACTGATGCACCACCAAATTTAAATACTCTCATTTTTATATATGCTGCTATTTTTTA
This window of the uncultured Flavobacterium sp. genome carries:
- a CDS encoding aspartate kinase, encoding MRVFKFGGASVKDAEGIKNVYDVLQKVGYEDVILVVSAMGKTTNALEVVIKNYFDKSAELNSSVQEIKKYHNQILLDLFEDEKHAVFAAVTAQFSELEYFLAHNKSPNYNFVYDQIVSFGELISTTILSHFMNFMGIQTQWLDVRNFIKTNANYRDAEVDWEITQQLISKNVPRKILNITQGFLGADENNFTTTLGREGSDYTAGIFAYCLNAESVTIWKDVPGVMNADPRYFENASLLNQISYREAIELAFYGATVIHPKTLQPLQKKEIPLYVKSFINPLLKGTCVSKGVDLEPQYPCFIVKRNQLLISLSSIDFSFIMEENISEIFALFHEFKIKVNLIQNSAISFSVCVEDKFENFNELNAILSKKFKVDYSENVTLYTIRHFTEQAAQTVEENKEVLLKQVSRETMQIVTKEIN
- a CDS encoding DUF2007 domain-containing protein, translating into MIEIFSGSYIDAMNIKNLLENNDIPVFTANEYMSSIQPWSVSAGGNASAILKVQEKDLEDGKKIIDDYNKGEYNLDV